The stretch of DNA CCGCCAGCCATTTGGTGCCGGGGTCGTTCCCGCGCTTCTTCAGGTCGTACCAGACCGCGAGCGTCCGCGGCGTACCGCCACTGACCGGCTCCAGCCACACCGCGACATAGGGGCGATGATATTCGGCAACGTCGAGCCGCGGGATCGTGATCGTCACGGCGCCCGGCGGCGCGGCGTCGGCCGGCGACAGGAGGGCCGGCGAGAACAGGGCGGGTGCGGTGATCGCCCCGCCGAGCAACAGGAACGCGGTAGGACGCATGGCGAAACCCCTCAATGGACGAACAGGATGGCGAGCAAGACCGGCAGCGCGAGTCCGGCGGCGACGATCGGCCAGGTCGACGGCCGGTGCCGCGCGTGAAGCTGAAGCAGCAGGAGCCCAGTCAGCGTGAACAGGATGCACGCGCCCGCGAAGACGTCGATGAACCAGAACCACGCCGCACCCGCGTTGCGCCCCTTGTGCAGGTCGTTCAGGTACGAGATCCAGCCGCGGTCGGTGGTCTCCGCCGTGATCGCCCCGGTCGCGCGCGCGATGCTGACC from Sphingomonas sp. HMP9 encodes:
- a CDS encoding DUF2271 domain-containing protein translates to MRPTAFLLLGGAITAPALFSPALLSPADAAPPGAVTITIPRLDVAEYHRPYVAVWLEPVSGGTPRTLAVWYDLKKRGNDPGTKWLADLRAWWRKGGRSMTMPADGISGATRTPGQYTIPLPADLKPGQYVLNVEAARETGGRELVSVPLAAGARTSGKTELGAISLSAR